TGAATCCGGAACGGGGAAGGAGCTGTTCGCCAAATTCTTGCACCATTCCAGCGATCGTTCAGCCCAGCCGTTCATTGCCGTCAACTGCGCGGCCCTCCCGGAACACCTTCTGGAAAGCGAACTGTTCGGGCATGAAAAAGGGGCGTTCACCGGGGCTATCACTCGCAAGCTGGGCAAGTTCGAGCTGGCCCACGGCGGAACAATTCTCCTGGATGAAATCTCCGAGATGGATCTCGGACTGCAAGCCAAGCTGCTTCGAGTCCTGCAGGAGGGCGAGCTGGACCGGGTCGGTGGCGGAGAAACCATCCCGGTGGACGTGCGGGTGCTGGCCACCACCAACCGCAATCTGGCAGCTTCCGTGGAGGCCAAGGAATTTCGCCAGGATCTCTACTACCGCCTGAACGTCATACCTTTGCGCCTCCCGCCTTTGCGGGAACGCGGCGAGGACATCCAACTGCTGGCCGATTTTTTCGTTGGCCGATTTACCACGATGTACTCCCTGGGCACCATCACCATCAGCCCGGAGGCCCGCCAGTGGCTCACCGAGCATGACTGGCCCGGCAATGTCCGCGAGCTGCAGAATCTCATGGAACGGGCCACGCTGCTTTGCGGCGGAGCACCCATCGAGCCAAGGCACTTTTTGCTGGATGAAAGCGGCGATTGGCAAGGGGAGATCAAAACGGAAACCGGCGCGGATCAGGTCCCGACCGATTCCCGAAACATGGCGATTGATGGAACAAAAACAGGCCAGGAAGCTGAATCGGATCTCCCAGCGCCCCCCCCCGCGGCCTCCGCTGATATTTCCGCTGAAGACGACAAGTCTTCGGACATCAACAAACTGGACATCTCCGACGCGGACCGCCCGATCCTGCCGCTGCATGAAGTGGAGCGACAGCTTATTTTCAAAAGCCTGGATCACACATCCGGCAACCGCACCCAGGCGGCCTTGCTGCTGGGGGTGTCCGTACGCACCCTGCGCAATAAACTCAACGAATACCGAAAAATGGGACTCAAGGTGCCCTGAAAGCATGGAGAAGCACGCTATGCCCGAAACAACGACGAATGCATCCAACGTTCTGGCCCCGCAAGTCCAGACCTATCTCCAGCGCTCCTCCTGGATCCGCAAAATGTTCGAGACCGGAGCGGAACTCAAGGCCCGGCACGGCGTAGACGCGGTCTGTGACTTCAGTCTGGGCAACCCGGACCTCTCTCCGCCGGACGCGGTGTTCGAGGCCCTGGAAGGCCTGGCCCGCCGGGACCAGCGTTTCGGATACATGCCCAACGCCGGATACCCCGAAGCCCGCGCCGCCCTGG
This is a stretch of genomic DNA from Desulfonatronum thioautotrophicum. It encodes these proteins:
- a CDS encoding sigma-54-dependent transcriptional regulator, which codes for MPVPSILFLAPTSVVTPLFQPIKRSGLDVGMAETIPGALKFIQRQQPILVFCRDRLTGFQAEDLLRAMQQSGETMPPVIIFTDNGSTEDAKRFLELGAKDYWLEPLLWEKVRALVTTPIEAKPREIPRPTVSEVRDEPENAIIGGHPTMRRALALARQVARSKATILISGESGTGKELFAKFLHHSSDRSAQPFIAVNCAALPEHLLESELFGHEKGAFTGAITRKLGKFELAHGGTILLDEISEMDLGLQAKLLRVLQEGELDRVGGGETIPVDVRVLATTNRNLAASVEAKEFRQDLYYRLNVIPLRLPPLRERGEDIQLLADFFVGRFTTMYSLGTITISPEARQWLTEHDWPGNVRELQNLMERATLLCGGAPIEPRHFLLDESGDWQGEIKTETGADQVPTDSRNMAIDGTKTGQEAESDLPAPPPAASADISAEDDKSSDINKLDISDADRPILPLHEVERQLIFKSLDHTSGNRTQAALLLGVSVRTLRNKLNEYRKMGLKVP